The nucleotide sequence CCGCAGAACATGTTAGCTGGACACTCTCCCAAATATCTGCTTGGATCATTCGGGCGATTTTGATGGCTGACTTGCAATTGATTTTATTTTCGGTCACATCAAGATACGCTTCATCGATACTAACTGGTTCCACAATATCTGTATAACGATAGAATACTTCCCGTACTTGTTTGGAAATATCGCTGTATTTATGATGGTCGCCAGGCTTAAAGATGGCTTGCGGACAAAGCTCATACGCTTTTTGTGCACTCATTGCTGAATGAATTCCGAATTTTCTTGCTTCATAATTTGCTGTAGTCACTACTCCACGCCCACCAGTGTCACTGGGGTGTCTGGCAATTACTAATGGATGTCCGCGAAACTCAGGATGATCTCGTTCTTCAACCGAAGCGAAAAAAGCATCCATATCAATATGAATGATTTTTCTTGATGTATCATTATGTAAAGGAAATTGCAGCTCCATCATCCTCACCTCTTATTCATTATACAAGAACATTCGTTCGCGTTCAAGAGATTTGAAAAGTTAGTAGCTGATTTCCTCATTAGTCTTTCATTATAGACAACTTATACTATCTCAGTCTAATTCATGGTACTGACGGTAGACTTCTTGTTTTTTCAGCCCATTTTTCAGCGCTACTGCTTTGATAGCAGCATTTGGTTTTTCGCCTGAAGCGATCTTTGCTTCTACTTGTTCCTTTAACGTTCCCAACTCTTCATCAACTTCCGTCACTGGCATTTCGAACAAATTCCCTTCTACAAGCAGACAACATTCACCCTTTACTGGATGTTCTTCGATATAAGCGAGTAGCTCTTCCGTACTTCCTCTAAGGTATTCTTCATGGACCTTTGTCAATTCCCGACACAAAACGACTTGGCGATTTCCAAAAATTTCTAAGAAATTCGTCAATGTAGCAGTGATCCGATAAGGTGACTCATAAAAAATCAGCGTAACTGTCTGTTCTTTTAGCTTTTTCAATGTTTCTTTCTGTTCTTTTTTCTTACGTGGAAGGAAGCCATAAAATAAAAATGGTTGAGGCACTAGCCCTGAAGCAATCAAAGCCGTCATCCCAGCTGTAGGTCCTGGGATAGAGATCACAGAAATCCCTTCTTTTATGCAGGCTAAAACTAGCTCATGTCCAGGATCGCTGATGGAAGGCATTCCTGCGTCACTGACTTGAGCAATCGTTTTTCCTTCTTTTAACAAAGCAATCAATTGAGGGACACGTTCTTTATAATTATGTTCATGTAAACTTTTTTGGGGTGTATGGATTTCAAAATGATTCAATAACTTTTGTGTATTACGCGTATCCTCACTTGCGATAAGATCGGATTCTTGCAGCATACGAACACTTCTGTAGCTCATATCTTCTAAATTTCCAATTGGCGTCGGTACAAGATATAAATCCCCATATACCGGATTTCCCTTGAAACTTTTTTGATTATACATCTGTCACAATCTCCTTAATAAAAAGACTGGAGCAGTATTTCTCCGCTCCAGTCTCCTCTTGTTATTGGTCATCGACCGCTTTCGCGATAGATCACTTCTAGACAAAACGCACAAGGCTCGTCATTGTCCCTTCTTGATCCATATAAATCGTAGCAGACATGGAATCCTTCTTCATAAATTTTTTCAAGATTCATACGAGACTTAGAAAGTTCCTGCTTCACATTTTCAGCTGGAGCTTGTGCAACTTGGTTCAATTCCCGCAGGTGTTCCCGCAGACGTTGATTTTCCATCTCCAAAGTTGTATTTTTTTCTACGATCTCATGCAAAGCATGCTTCATTTCAACAAGTTCTGTTAATGTATTTCTCAACTCTGATTCTAATTGATTCAATCCGTCGTATAATGATCTCTTATCCATTCATCTCACCTACTTGGATAAATTCTTTCAATTCATCCCATTCATATTCGACAGGATTTTCCCGTCCAGTCAGCCGAATACTAACGATACGGCTAAGCAGATTCAACCCTACGACTTTCCCTTTACCATCAGGTGTAGCAATTACTTTTCCAAAGTCAGGGAGTTCTTTTTTCGCTGTCTCGTATTCTTCGCTCTCATATTGCAGACAGCACATCAAGCGTCCGCATAAACCGGAAATTTTTGTTGGATTCAAAGATAAACTTTGATCTTTTGCCATTTTGATTGATACAGGCACGAAATCGCCTAAAAAAGAAGAACAGCATAATGGACGCCCACATGGACCAATTCCGCCTATTATCTTTGCTTCATCGCGGACACCAATTTGTCGAAGCTCAATACGAGTACGAAATACAGCGGCCAGATCTTTTACCAATTCTCTAAAGTCAATTCGCCCGTCCGCTGTGAAAGAAAAAATCAATTTATTTCGATCAAATGTGTATTCGGCTTTGACCATTTTCATTTCCAACTCACGCAACTGCACTTTTTCTTTTGCGATTTTCAATGCATCATAAGCATCTTTTTTGTTTTTTTTGTCTTTTTCTAATTCAGCTTGTGACGCTTTATGCAAGATCGGACGGATAGCTTCAGGAAGGTCATTGGGATCAATCTCTTTTTTAGGAAGGACAACAGTAGCAATATGTAAGGATTGCTGAGATTCGACTAATACCTTGTCACTATAAACATATTCAGAGTCTCCTGGTGCAAAATAATAGATATGACCTGCATCTCTATATCGGACACCTACTACTTCTACCATTTCCATCCTCCTTGATCATCATCCTTTGCGGCAAGCTAAAAAATCGTATGCAAAACGAACTGTTCCGCAACAGCCTGAAAACTGACATTGCTGCGTAGTTTCTGCTCTGCGATCAATATCCGTTCAATTATCTGGTTTATCTGTTTCACTTTGCCATATTCGCCGTTTGCTACTGCTTGACGCTGTGCTTCCTGATAATAAAACATCAAGACAGATAATCCTGTAAACTGTTGTGTTTTTTCTTTAAATGATTTTACCAATTTTTTTTGGACATAGATAAAGGCTTGAGTATCTTGCTTTTGCAAGTAAACGAACCATTGATAAATCAAGTCCTTAGCATCATTAAACCATTCATCTTGAGAGATTTCAACTGCTTTTCCTAAACTGTTTGTTAAGAAAGCCAAAAGTTTTGCTTTTTCCAATGGAATCTGCTCTTCTTGCAATCGATGGATCAGTGCTTCTTTCGAAAGTTCTTGAAAATGCAGAACTTGACAACGAGATTGAATAGTAGGGAGAATTCTTCCTACTGCATCTGTTTCTAACACCGCTAAAAAATCTCCAGGGGGCTCTTCCAAGAATTTCAACAAACTGTTTGCCGCACTGCTATTCATTTTTTCAGCTTCTTTGATCAAAAAAACTTTTTTTCTTGATTCGTAACCGCTGCGACTGAATTCCGTCTGCAAACGTCTGATCTGATCGACTTTGATGGTTTGTCCTTCCGGTTCAATAACCAAAACATCTGGATGTTCTTTCTTTTCGATCCGCTGACAATTGTTGCATTTTCCACAAGGCAGATTGTCTTTCATTTGGGTACAGAACAGGTGCTGTGCAAGCCATATACCTACTTCATGTTTTCCTGTTCCTTTCTCCCCTTCAAAAAGATAAGCATGAGCGATACGCCCATGCTCAAAACTCCGTTGAAGCTGCTGATACACGATCGGTTGCATTTGAGCCAAGTTTATTTCTTGATTCATAGCTCAGCTCCTCCTAAAATTGATGGAATCCTTCAACAGGTAAGACGAAGACTGTGGCACCGCCTACTTCTACTTCTACTGGATAAGGGACGCCCCCATCCATCGAAATATCCAGTGTAACAGGTGTAGATACAAATTGCTTTCTTGATTCACACGTTTTTTTGATGATTTCCAATGCTTCTTCTACACGGTCATCTTCAATACCCACGATAAACGTACTGTTTCCAGCCTTAAGGAAGCCGCCTGTCGATGATAGTTTTGTGGCACGGATATTTGCATCAATCAATTCATTTGATAAACGGTTGCTGTCTTTGTCTTGGATAATCGCTAAAATAATTTTCATAAACGTTCACCTTCCTAGTTTTCAAAAAATTGCGGATACTGTTCAATAATTGTATGATAACTTGTTTGCAGCACTTCTTCAAAGCTTTTTCTTGCATCAACTTTGTGGATTCTTTCCGGATTCTCTTCTGCCAGCTTTAAGTAAGCATGACGTACACGCTGGTGGAATTCCAAACCTTCCGAATCTAAACGGTCGATTTGATTTTGTCTGTTTTTCTTGATTCTTCTTAATCCGGTGTCTGAATCTACGTCAAGATAAAGGGTAAAATCCGGCGTAGTACCTTCTGTAGCAAACTCATTCAACCGAGCAATCTCGGTAACGCCGATGCGTCGGCCTGCACCTTGATAAGCAAGAGAACTGTCGACAAATCTATCGCATAAAACGATTTTCCCTTTTGCCAGAGCAGGCAGAACCTTTTCGACTAGATGTTGTCTTCTTGCTGCTGCATAAAGCAGTGCTTCCGTACGTTCATCCATCCGATCATTTTTTGGATCAAGGATCACTGCTCGGATCTCTTCAGCAATCGGAATGCCTCCTGGTTCTCTTGTTTGAATGATTTCTGTTTTTGCTACTTCTTTCAAAAGAGGGTAAAGTTCATTCAAGATGCTGGTTTTTCCTGCACCATCAGGCCCCTCGATTGTAATAAATAGTCCGTTCACATTGTTGCCCCCATCTCTTGTGCTGCTTTTATATTGTATCTGAAAAAACACTTAATTAGAAATTTATAACTCACGTCTTCCTTCGACAGCTTTCAATAAAGTAACTTCATCTGCATACTCGATATCAGAGCCTACAGACAGACCATGTGCTAGACGAGTCACTTTGATACCTGCAGGTTTGATCAGACGTGAGAGATACATAGCTGTTGCTTCTCCCTCTGTTGTTGCATTTGTTGCGATAATCACTTCTTTTACATCTGCATCATGCAGCCGCTGCAACAGAGAAGAAATATTGATGTCTTCTGGACCTGTCCCTTCCATCGGTGATAACACACCATGGAGAACATGATAAAGTCCGTGATATTCTCGCATTTTTTCCATTGCCATTACATCTTTCGGCTCTTCGACCACTAGGATAACGCTTCGATCACGTGAAAGATTTCTACATATTTCGCAGGGATCTTCTTCTGTGATGTTTCCGCAGATACTACAAAAATGCAAATCGCGTTTTACACTTAACAAAGATTTAGCAAATTCATTTACTACTTCATCTTTCATATCGATCGTATAAAAGGCGAGTCTTGTCGCTGTTTTCTGACCGATTCCTGGAAGTTTCATGTAGCTGTCGATCAGTTTCGCAATTGGTTCTGGATATTGCATATTCATTACTCCTTCAGTTTAAAACTAAAATCCTGGCAAACCTTTTGCGTATTTCCCTAATTTTTTCTCAGTTTCCACATCAATTTGTGCGATCGCATCATTGACTGCCATTACGACAAGATCCTGAAGCATCTCGATATCATCAGGATCAACGACTTCTTCATTGATTTGGATATCTTTCATGCGACGATCGCCTGTAAAAACCGCTTTGACCAATTCATTGGTGGCTTTACCTGTAAACTCTGTTTTATTTAGCAGCTCTTGTGCTTCTGCCATTTCTTTTTGCATTTTTTGTACTTGTTTCATCATGCCTTGCATATTGCCCATTCCACGCATCATAATTATCTACTCCTTTTTATTAATCATCTACCACTGTAACAGCTTCGGAGCCAAACAGTTCCTCTGCTTTTACTACAAGTGTTTCTTCTGGTACTTCTTGTTCTTGAGGAAGCAACTCGATTTCTCCTTCTGAGTCTTCAGAAGCAAAAGAGTTTTCTGTTCCCTCTTCTTGTGCCTGCGTCAAATAATTTCTTCGAAGTTCTGGCCAGCTTTCTCTTGTAATATAAACAGGATCAGGCGCATAATCTTTGATCATTCGGCTTAAGTTGTTGTGTACCGAAAGCTGCAATTCTTCGTCATTTGCTGCTCTTTGACAAACAATCTCATAATCAAACGCAATCACTAGTCCTGTAGGTCCAGCTGCAACTGGTTCGCTTGCTTTAAGCATTGCTCGCTGAGTGACAGATAGACTCATCAGCAAGTCTTCCCATACTTCTTTTACTTGGTTCAGATGCTGTCTTGTCGCTTCCCGCAGAACTTTATATACTCGTTCCGTCGGTACACGATAGGTACTTGTCTGTTTTTTATGATTTGTTTGCTGTACCGGCTGTACTTTTGTATTCTCAATTCCTGTATTACTGCGTAGTTCCTTGATTTCGTTTCTTAGTTCCTTAATCTCTTGTTGTAGCTGTTTTACTATCTGATCATCTGCAAATGCTACATCTGCTGAAGGAACAGAAGCAGACGGTAGCTGTGCAAGTTTGACTGTAGCGACTTCCAAATAAATAGCGGCACTATTGGTAAAACGAATTTCATTTTGAGTATCGCTCAAAATCTTTATCATTGAAAACAGCTGATCCGCTGAAACAGTTTGTGCCAATTCTGTAAATGTACTTCTGATCGTACTCGATTGTTCCTCAACTAGGTTAGGTGCTTGCTGATACATCAGCAAGTCACGGCAGTATTGTAACATATCCTCTAGAAAGCGACGTGATTCTTTGCCGGCTGCGAGAATTTGGTTCAATGTTTCCAATGCTTCTGGTACTTCTTTTTTCACGCAAGCACTCAAGTAACTGTCCATCATTTCGTCAGTTAAGCTACCTGTCACTTGCATGGCATCATCTAAAGTAATTGTTCCTTCACTAAACGAGATTGCCTGATCAAGAATACTCAATGCATCCCGCATCCCGCCTTCTGCAGAACGGGCAATCACATTCAATGCAGCTGGTTCATAGCTGATAGTCGATTCTTTCAAGATAAATTCAAGATGTTCGACAATATCTGCCGTATTGATCCGTTTAAAATCAAATCGCTGAGTCCGTGAAATGATCGTAGCTGGTATTTTGTGAGGTTCGGTCGTTGCTAAGATGAATATGACACTTTCTTTTGGCTCTTCCAATGTTTTCAACAAGGCATTGAAAGCTCCTGTTGAAAGCATATGTACCTCATCAATAATGTACACTTTGTACGCTGCCTTTGTAGGCGCATAATTTGCCCGATCACGGATAAATCGGATTTCTTCGACTCCGTTATTGCTGGCAGCATCGATTTCGATCACATCTTCTTGCGTACCAGCAGTAATTGATCGACACATTTCGCATTCGTTGCATGGCTCACCGTCTTTACTGTTCGGACAGTTGATTGCTTTTGCGAAAATCTTTGCTGCACTCGTCTTTCCGGTTCCTCTGGGTCCTGTAAACAAGTAGGCATGTGAGGTTTTGTGGGAAACAATAGCATTTTTTAGTGTCTGTGTCACAGCTTTTTGTCCAACGATGTCTTCGAAACGCTGCGAACGCCAGACTCGATAAAGTGCTTGATATGCCATAAGGATCCCCCTTTTTTAAAAAATTCACTATCTCTTATTATACGTGATATTAGGTAAAAAAACTACTATCCTTCTCGGCTTTTTCAGGTATTTAAACAATACGCAATTTTCCATTTCAATTCCGTCTCTAGTCCGAGAAGTTTCACATCTTCCTATGGTATAATAAATAAACAATAATTGTTTGGCATTAGCTGAATCAGAGGAGGAATTTTTTATGGGTCTTATCAAAGCAGCAACAAGTATGGTTGGCGGCGGTCTGGCAGATCAATGGCTAGAAGTCATCGAACCAGACAATATGAGTGATACAACGGTCATGACAAAAGGTGTCAAAGTCCGCAAAGATGACAAACGTGGCTCCAATCGTAAAGGAACAGAAGATGTTTTAACAGACGGAACAGTCGTCCATGTCTATCCAAACATGATGATGCTTTTGGTCGATGGTGGAAAAATCATCGATTATACCGCTGAGGAAGGTTATTACACCATTAAAAATGACGCAGCTCCTTCCATGTTCAACGGAACACTGAAAGAAGCAATTGCTGAAACTTTTGACCGATTTAAATTTGGCGGCGTCACACCGCAGAAACAACAAGTTTTTTATATCAATCTCCAAGAAATAAAGGGAATCAAATTCGGTACAAGCGCGCCGTTGAACTACTTTGACAATTTCTATAACGCAGAATTATTCTTACGGGCACATGGCACTTATTCTATTCATGTCGTTGACCCGATTTTATTTTATACAAACGCAATCCCTAAAAACAAAACACAAGTGGAAATCAATGATATCAATGAGCAGTATTTAGCTGAATTCCTAACAGCGCTACAATCAGCAATCAATCAGATGTCTGCAGATGGTCAACGGATTTCTTATGTACCATCTAAGAGTTTGGAATTAAGCAAATACATGGATACTGCATTGGATGATTCTTGGCGTGAATTACGTGGGATGGAGATTGTTTCTGTGGCTGTAGCCAGCATTTCTTACACCGATGATTCTGTGAAACTGATCAATATGCGTAACGAAGGGGCGATGCTAGGTGATCCTAGCGTACGTGAAGGATACGTGCAAGGTTCCATTGCACGTGGTATGGAAGCAGCCGGAAAAAATGAAGCAGGAGCAATGACCGGCTTTATGGGTGTAGGTATGGGAATGAATGCAAATGGTTCTTATCTTTCTCAAGCAGCTCAAAATAACCAAGAACAAATCAAACAACAAGCAGAAAAACAAAATCAACAAACTGCACAAGGAAATGCGGATACTTGGACATGTCCAGTTTGCGGGACAGAAAATTCCGGAAAATTCTGTTCCAACTGCGGAGCTGCCAAACCTGTAGAAAACGTTCAGCCTAAGCTACAAATGCGATGCAGTGAATGCAATGAGATCGTGGATCTTTCCAACGGCATCCCTAAATTCTGTCCAAACTGTGGTAAACCGTTTAAAGGAATCCCCGTTGATTAATTTATTTAGAAAGGTGTGCAGCTGATGGATGTTCTTACACATAAATGTCCTAATTGCGGCGGTCCGTTGACTTTTGATCCCAAAGACCAAAAATTTCATTGCGAATACTGCCTGAATATCTATACAGAAGAAGAAGTCAGCCAATATGAGCAAAAGCAAAAAGAAGCGCGTATGGCTGGCGAAGAAAGCAAAGAAGAACCTTCACCTACCGAAGATTTTACTTTTACAGCCCAAGAACAGCTTGCCGATATGAATGAAGCCGAGCGCAAAGCGGTTGACGAGGCAGGCGGTTTTTCAGATACAGCGGACGAATCTGCAGATAATACCGCAGCGATAGATCTTTTTCTTTGTCCCAACTGTGGTGCAGAGATCGTGACTGATGCGACAACTGCTGCGACTTATTGTTACTACTGCCATAATCCCGTCGTACTATCGGGACGTTTAAGCGGAGAATTCTTGCCAAATAAAGTACTTCCTTTTGCTGTCGAGAAAGAAGAAGCAATCAACAGATTTCTCGCTTGGACCAAGAAAAAATGGTTTGTTCCCAAAGCTTTTTTCAATAAGGATCAAATCGATAAGTTGACAGGTGTGTATTTCCCTTATTGGGCTACAGATGCTGAAGTAGATGGTGCCATGCAGGCGAATGGTACAGTTATCCGCATATGGCGGATAGGT is from Enterococcus faecium and encodes:
- the holB gene encoding DNA polymerase III subunit delta' — its product is MNQEINLAQMQPIVYQQLQRSFEHGRIAHAYLFEGEKGTGKHEVGIWLAQHLFCTQMKDNLPCGKCNNCQRIEKKEHPDVLVIEPEGQTIKVDQIRRLQTEFSRSGYESRKKVFLIKEAEKMNSSAANSLLKFLEEPPGDFLAVLETDAVGRILPTIQSRCQVLHFQELSKEALIHRLQEEQIPLEKAKLLAFLTNSLGKAVEISQDEWFNDAKDLIYQWFVYLQKQDTQAFIYVQKKLVKSFKEKTQQFTGLSVLMFYYQEAQRQAVANGEYGKVKQINQIIERILIAEQKLRSNVSFQAVAEQFVLHTIF
- the tmk gene encoding dTMP kinase, with the protein product MNGLFITIEGPDGAGKTSILNELYPLLKEVAKTEIIQTREPGGIPIAEEIRAVILDPKNDRMDERTEALLYAAARRQHLVEKVLPALAKGKIVLCDRFVDSSLAYQGAGRRIGVTEIARLNEFATEGTTPDFTLYLDVDSDTGLRRIKKNRQNQIDRLDSEGLEFHQRVRHAYLKLAEENPERIHKVDARKSFEEVLQTSYHTIIEQYPQFFEN
- a CDS encoding YbaB/EbfC family nucleoid-associated protein is translated as MMRGMGNMQGMMKQVQKMQKEMAEAQELLNKTEFTGKATNELVKAVFTGDRRMKDIQINEEVVDPDDIEMLQDLVVMAVNDAIAQIDVETEKKLGKYAKGLPGF
- the rsmI gene encoding 16S rRNA (cytidine(1402)-2'-O)-methyltransferase, translated to MYNQKSFKGNPVYGDLYLVPTPIGNLEDMSYRSVRMLQESDLIASEDTRNTQKLLNHFEIHTPQKSLHEHNYKERVPQLIALLKEGKTIAQVSDAGMPSISDPGHELVLACIKEGISVISIPGPTAGMTALIASGLVPQPFLFYGFLPRKKKEQKETLKKLKEQTVTLIFYESPYRITATLTNFLEIFGNRQVVLCRELTKVHEEYLRGSTEELLAYIEEHPVKGECCLLVEGNLFEMPVTEVDEELGTLKEQVEAKIASGEKPNAAIKAVALKNGLKKQEVYRQYHELD
- a CDS encoding SPFH domain-containing protein, with product MGLIKAATSMVGGGLADQWLEVIEPDNMSDTTVMTKGVKVRKDDKRGSNRKGTEDVLTDGTVVHVYPNMMMLLVDGGKIIDYTAEEGYYTIKNDAAPSMFNGTLKEAIAETFDRFKFGGVTPQKQQVFYINLQEIKGIKFGTSAPLNYFDNFYNAELFLRAHGTYSIHVVDPILFYTNAIPKNKTQVEINDINEQYLAEFLTALQSAINQMSADGQRISYVPSKSLELSKYMDTALDDSWRELRGMEIVSVAVASISYTDDSVKLINMRNEGAMLGDPSVREGYVQGSIARGMEAAGKNEAGAMTGFMGVGMGMNANGSYLSQAAQNNQEQIKQQAEKQNQQTAQGNADTWTCPVCGTENSGKFCSNCGAAKPVENVQPKLQMRCSECNEIVDLSNGIPKFCPNCGKPFKGIPVD
- a CDS encoding DNA replication initiation control protein YabA, producing MDKRSLYDGLNQLESELRNTLTELVEMKHALHEIVEKNTTLEMENQRLREHLRELNQVAQAPAENVKQELSKSRMNLEKIYEEGFHVCYDLYGSRRDNDEPCAFCLEVIYRESGR
- the recR gene encoding recombination mediator RecR; this encodes MQYPEPIAKLIDSYMKLPGIGQKTATRLAFYTIDMKDEVVNEFAKSLLSVKRDLHFCSICGNITEEDPCEICRNLSRDRSVILVVEEPKDVMAMEKMREYHGLYHVLHGVLSPMEGTGPEDINISSLLQRLHDADVKEVIIATNATTEGEATAMYLSRLIKPAGIKVTRLAHGLSVGSDIEYADEVTLLKAVEGRREL
- a CDS encoding cyclic-di-AMP receptor → MKIILAIIQDKDSNRLSNELIDANIRATKLSSTGGFLKAGNSTFIVGIEDDRVEEALEIIKKTCESRKQFVSTPVTLDISMDGGVPYPVEVEVGGATVFVLPVEGFHQF
- the dnaX gene encoding DNA polymerase III subunit gamma/tau, which gives rise to MAYQALYRVWRSQRFEDIVGQKAVTQTLKNAIVSHKTSHAYLFTGPRGTGKTSAAKIFAKAINCPNSKDGEPCNECEMCRSITAGTQEDVIEIDAASNNGVEEIRFIRDRANYAPTKAAYKVYIIDEVHMLSTGAFNALLKTLEEPKESVIFILATTEPHKIPATIISRTQRFDFKRINTADIVEHLEFILKESTISYEPAALNVIARSAEGGMRDALSILDQAISFSEGTITLDDAMQVTGSLTDEMMDSYLSACVKKEVPEALETLNQILAAGKESRRFLEDMLQYCRDLLMYQQAPNLVEEQSSTIRSTFTELAQTVSADQLFSMIKILSDTQNEIRFTNSAAIYLEVATVKLAQLPSASVPSADVAFADDQIVKQLQQEIKELRNEIKELRSNTGIENTKVQPVQQTNHKKQTSTYRVPTERVYKVLREATRQHLNQVKEVWEDLLMSLSVTQRAMLKASEPVAAGPTGLVIAFDYEIVCQRAANDEELQLSVHNNLSRMIKDYAPDPVYITRESWPELRRNYLTQAQEEGTENSFASEDSEGEIELLPQEQEVPEETLVVKAEELFGSEAVTVVDD
- a CDS encoding PSP1 domain-containing protein; protein product: MVEVVGVRYRDAGHIYYFAPGDSEYVYSDKVLVESQQSLHIATVVLPKKEIDPNDLPEAIRPILHKASQAELEKDKKNKKDAYDALKIAKEKVQLRELEMKMVKAEYTFDRNKLIFSFTADGRIDFRELVKDLAAVFRTRIELRQIGVRDEAKIIGGIGPCGRPLCCSSFLGDFVPVSIKMAKDQSLSLNPTKISGLCGRLMCCLQYESEEYETAKKELPDFGKVIATPDGKGKVVGLNLLSRIVSIRLTGRENPVEYEWDELKEFIQVGEMNG